In the genome of Streptomyces sp. P3, the window CGTCCCACGTGGCCCCGTAGACGGTCTTCCGGACGCGGTTGCCGTCCGTGTCGGTGACGTACGCACGCCCCATGTACCGGCCGTCAGCCCGCTTTGAGATCGTGCCCCCGCCGTTGGGCCGCCTCCTGGCCATCAGGCCGCCTCCCCGATCCCCCGGCGGATGAAGTCGCGTACGGCGTCGTCCGGGATACGGCGGCAGCCGTCGACCTTGATGGAGACCAGGCGGCGAGTGCGGATGAGGTCGTAGACCTTGGTGCGGCCGACCTTGAGCCGGGACATGACCTCAGGAACGGTGAGCAGTTCAGGGGCGGCGGTGGTCATGCTGCGGCTCCTTCCGGGGCGGTCTGGTGGTCGGGTCGCCCGTCGCTGCTGAGGCTGGCTGAGAGCCAGGCTTCGGCGTCGGAGAGGCCGGTGCCGGCGAAGGCCCAGTGGGCGAGGACGTAGGTCGTCTCGGGTCCGGTGTCGGTCGCGTTGGCTGCGGCTTGTGCGCGTTGCCATTCGGCGCGGGCGTCTCGGAGTGCGCCGAGGGTGGTGGAGTAGCGGCGGGACTTGGTGGAGAAGTGGCCGCGGAAGCCGAGCATGTGGGCCCAGGCGCGCAGGCGGAGGTCTTCCAGGTCCTTACGTGCGCCGAGCGCCCAGGCGGTTCGGA includes:
- a CDS encoding helix-turn-helix domain-containing protein; translated protein: MTTAAPELLTVPEVMSRLKVGRTKVYDLIRTRRLVSIKVDGCRRIPDDAVRDFIRRGIGEAA